Proteins from a single region of Equus asinus isolate D_3611 breed Donkey chromosome 17, EquAss-T2T_v2, whole genome shotgun sequence:
- the LOC106847595 gene encoding secretoglobin family 1D member-like: MRLSLPVLLVTLALCYYEADAVICPAALTDATQFLFISEALYKLQLQRFNAPPEAVEAKLQVKRCTDKISLGNRVLLTKAWVKVILKCGYIDLSKILS; encoded by the exons ATGAGGCTGTCACTGCCTGTCCTGCTGGTCACTCTGGCCCTTTGCTACTACGAGG CTGATGCAGTTATATGTCCAGCTGCTCTTACTGATGCGACACAGTTCCTCTTCATCAGTGAAGCTCTCTACAAGCTACAGCTTCAGAGATTTAATGCACCACCAGAAGCCGTTGAGGCCAAGTTGCAAGTGAAGAGATGCACGGATAAGATATCCCTTGGGAACAGAGTGTTACTTACAAAAGCATGG gtgAAAGTAATTTTGAAGTGTGGTTACATTGATTTATCAAAAATTCTATCATAG
- the LOC106847566 gene encoding mammaglobin-A-like, giving the protein MKLVTVLMLAAFPLYCYAGSGCSVYEDLVDQTIDPTQSPAEYVAAFQEFITDNATAKAAMELKQCYLNQSNETLANFDQMMQAIFESVWCAAF; this is encoded by the exons ATGAAGCTGGTGACGGTCCTCATGCTGGCGGCCTTCCCGCTTTACTGCTATGCAG GTTCTGGCTGCAGTGTTTACGAGGATTTGGTTGATCAGACAATTGATCCTACACAGTCCCCGGCTGAGTATGTAGCAGCTTTTCAAGAGTTCATAACAGATAACGCCACTGCAAAGGCCGCAATGGAATTGAAGCAATGTTATCTCAACCAGTCAAATGAAACTTTGGCCAATTTTGATCAGATGATG CAAGCAATATTTGAAAGTGTTTGGTGTGCTGCGTTTTAA